A region from the Beduinella massiliensis genome encodes:
- the spoIIIAC gene encoding stage III sporulation protein AC, whose product MSVDLLFQIAGIGILVSVITQVLNRTGREDMAMLTSVAGLVVVLLMVVNVVAQLFNNVKSIFQLY is encoded by the coding sequence GTGAGCGTCGATCTGCTCTTTCAAATCGCCGGCATCGGTATTCTGGTGTCGGTCATCACGCAGGTGCTCAACCGCACAGGCCGCGAGGACATGGCCATGCTGACGTCCGTCGCGGGGCTTGTGGTCGTGCTGCTCATGGTAGTCAACGTCGTGGCGCAGCTCTTCAACAACGTCAAGAGCATCTTTCAGCTCTACTGA
- the spoIIIAD gene encoding stage III sporulation protein AD, translating into MEITQWVGLGLASAILYAVLKEAKPEAAAVFSLAAGALLMLGVLGGVQEVAGAMRSLSSRVGLDGVYISTLLRVIGIAYLAQFGAQACRDAGAAGIADKVELCGKVAILSIAAPIVVSLMDVVTGVLA; encoded by the coding sequence ATGGAGATCACGCAATGGGTGGGGCTGGGGCTCGCGTCCGCCATCCTCTATGCGGTGCTGAAAGAGGCAAAGCCGGAAGCGGCGGCCGTGTTTTCGCTCGCGGCAGGGGCTTTGCTGATGCTGGGCGTGCTGGGCGGCGTGCAGGAGGTCGCGGGAGCGATGCGCAGTCTTTCCAGCCGCGTCGGGTTGGACGGCGTGTACATTTCCACGCTGCTGCGCGTCATCGGCATCGCCTATCTGGCGCAGTTCGGCGCACAGGCCTGCCGGGATGCGGGCGCTGCAGGCATCGCGGACAAGGTGGAGCTCTGCGGCAAGGTGGCCATCCTCTCCATCGCCGCGCCCATTGTCGTTTCTCTGATGGACGTGGTGACGGGGGTGCTCGCGTGA
- the spoIIIAE gene encoding stage III sporulation protein AE: protein MRRTVLCLLLVLFFLSPAVGQAETLSEQMNGVLNSLDFSDLDEITGSMLEGADARSIVQGLASGTASLSAEGLLERIRTAFWRSLSALFGLMMQILLPAVLCGVVTQMGDSFSSENIAGVCRYACFLFVLIPVLSHLALSAETVGKAIRTMSDAMQVIFPMLLALLAAVGGSVSSTVLQPAVIAASGTMTAIVRDVTLRLLLCAGAVTAICHLSDRIHLSRLASLLRDVANWTLGICFTVFIGVMVVQGVSSAAVDGVSIRTAKYAIDNFVPVVGGMFADTVDTLVGCSLLIKNALGVFALILLCGVVLTPLLQVLSSVLVFKVCAALLEPIADGQLVSCIGDLADVLMSLFSALLCVSAMFFLLVTQLLVVGNMTVMLR from the coding sequence GTGAGGCGCACGGTTCTTTGCCTGCTGCTCGTGCTGTTTTTTTTATCTCCCGCCGTCGGACAGGCTGAAACATTGAGCGAGCAGATGAACGGCGTTCTGAACAGCCTGGACTTTTCCGACCTTGACGAAATCACCGGGTCGATGCTGGAGGGCGCGGACGCCAGATCGATCGTACAGGGCCTTGCAAGCGGTACAGCCTCGCTCAGCGCGGAGGGGCTGCTCGAACGGATCAGAACAGCGTTTTGGCGTTCGCTCAGCGCGCTCTTCGGGCTCATGATGCAAATCCTGTTGCCCGCGGTGCTGTGCGGCGTAGTGACGCAGATGGGCGATTCGTTCTCCTCGGAGAATATCGCGGGGGTCTGCCGTTACGCCTGTTTCCTGTTCGTGCTCATCCCGGTGCTCTCACATCTTGCGCTGAGCGCGGAGACGGTCGGCAAGGCGATTCGCACCATGTCCGACGCCATGCAGGTGATCTTCCCGATGCTGTTGGCGCTGCTGGCGGCGGTGGGTGGCAGCGTTTCCTCCACGGTGCTGCAACCGGCGGTCATCGCGGCGTCGGGCACGATGACGGCGATCGTTCGGGATGTGACGCTGCGTCTGCTGCTGTGTGCGGGCGCGGTAACGGCTATCTGCCACCTTTCCGACCGCATCCATCTCTCGCGCCTGGCCTCCCTCCTGCGAGACGTGGCGAACTGGACGCTGGGTATCTGCTTTACGGTCTTCATCGGGGTCATGGTGGTGCAGGGCGTGAGCAGCGCCGCGGTAGATGGGGTTTCGATCCGTACGGCGAAGTACGCCATCGACAACTTCGTGCCCGTCGTGGGAGGCATGTTCGCGGATACGGTGGATACGCTGGTCGGCTGTTCGCTGCTCATCAAGAACGCGCTGGGCGTGTTCGCACTGATCCTGCTGTGCGGCGTGGTCCTCACGCCGCTTTTGCAGGTGCTGAGCTCGGTGCTCGTGTTCAAGGTCTGTGCCGCGCTGCTGGAACCGATCGCGGACGGGCAGCTCGTGTCGTGCATCGGGGACCTGGCGGACGTGCTCATGTCGCTTTTTTCTGCGCTGCTGTGCGTGAGCGCGATGTTCTTTTTGCTGGTCACGCAGCTGCTCGTCGTCGGGAACATGACGGTCATGCTCAGGTAA
- a CDS encoding SpoIIIAH-like family protein — translation MEKKKSFWDKKTAMLLTLLGLLVVSGYVNYRLGLAPDARISGEVPVVRIEGARPTPSPTPAPTGEKDTFSAYQQDRATTRAQEISMLDAIIADGSAAKDTVAQAQAQKLALVGCMEKETSLESILKAKGFENVLVSAKPGSVTVVVGGGALSDAQAVQILDAATRETEEEAENIKIIQTK, via the coding sequence GTGGAAAAGAAAAAGAGCTTCTGGGACAAAAAGACGGCGATGCTGCTGACGCTGCTGGGCCTGCTGGTGGTATCCGGGTACGTCAACTATCGCCTGGGTCTTGCACCCGACGCGCGCATCAGCGGCGAGGTACCGGTGGTGCGCATCGAGGGCGCTCGGCCCACCCCTAGCCCCACCCCTGCGCCGACCGGCGAAAAGGACACGTTCTCCGCGTATCAGCAGGACCGCGCCACGACGCGCGCTCAGGAGATCAGCATGCTTGACGCGATCATCGCGGACGGGAGCGCGGCCAAGGACACCGTGGCGCAGGCGCAGGCGCAAAAGCTCGCGCTGGTTGGATGCATGGAAAAGGAGACGAGCCTGGAAAGCATTCTCAAGGCAAAGGGATTTGAAAACGTGCTGGTGTCGGCAAAGCCGGGAAGCGTGACGGTCGTGGTCGGCGGCGGCGCGCTCAGCGACGCGCAGGCCGTACAGATTTTGGATGCCGCCACACGTGAAACAGAGGAAGAGGCCGAAAACATCAAAATAATCCAGACAAAATGA
- a CDS encoding Asp23/Gls24 family envelope stress response protein, which yields MSENLPVNVDDTNAKGTITYASEVIATIVGVATTEVEGVAGMSGPSAITGILSGKSKSSLLRGVKVEVGAEEVTVDVSIIVDYGMPIQVVGLNVQENIRKSVESMTGLHVISVDVHVMGVSFEKENKELQQSQEMARLQAQVEAKVAEETSAPDEKQGEGDDPTEDQAQE from the coding sequence ATGAGTGAAAATCTGCCTGTAAATGTTGATGATACGAATGCAAAGGGTACCATAACCTACGCCAGCGAGGTCATCGCCACCATCGTGGGCGTCGCGACGACCGAGGTAGAGGGCGTTGCCGGCATGTCCGGTCCATCCGCGATCACGGGCATCCTCAGCGGCAAGTCGAAGTCCTCCCTGCTTCGCGGCGTCAAGGTGGAGGTCGGGGCGGAAGAAGTTACGGTGGACGTGTCGATCATCGTGGATTACGGCATGCCCATTCAGGTGGTCGGCCTGAACGTGCAGGAAAATATCCGCAAGTCCGTCGAATCGATGACGGGGCTTCACGTCATCAGCGTAGACGTACACGTGATGGGCGTCAGCTTTGAAAAGGAAAACAAGGAATTGCAGCAAAGCCAGGAGATGGCGCGGCTGCAGGCGCAGGTCGAGGCCAAGGTGGCCGAGGAAACCTCCGCGCCCGACGAAAAGCAGGGAGAAGGCGATGATCCCACGGAGGATCAGGCGCAGGAATGA
- the amaP gene encoding alkaline shock response membrane anchor protein AmaP yields MKHPIWDRLLIVVCVLGLLCAAAGLGAVGAKAVSPAFFEGLVSTLQNGTWNRLLTFALAALVAVFALLLLAVVFPGGRRQKRSFAIQKNENGTVKISVKALEGLVAKCLTQHPELKIVSSQLSSDGDAVQVNVHVTLAADISIPLAVAALQKQIKQYLEACSGVDVREVRVIVDSTTDATEAGGSPYAIPARLQTSHAFARTSEPLPEPLPKIDVPPENRPALAVDVKDMDAEASVEIAPETVEETHSDIKMPEEDKDMPCGEAEDGEGREDDEQQAE; encoded by the coding sequence ATGAAACATCCTATCTGGGATCGTCTGCTGATCGTCGTTTGCGTGCTGGGGCTTCTGTGCGCTGCGGCGGGCCTAGGAGCGGTCGGCGCAAAGGCCGTTTCGCCGGCCTTCTTTGAAGGCCTCGTTTCCACCCTGCAAAACGGAACGTGGAACCGGCTGCTTACGTTCGCGCTGGCGGCGCTCGTCGCCGTCTTTGCGTTGCTGCTGCTGGCGGTCGTATTCCCCGGCGGACGCAGGCAAAAGCGCAGTTTTGCTATTCAGAAGAACGAAAACGGAACGGTGAAAATCTCCGTTAAGGCGCTGGAAGGGCTCGTCGCCAAGTGCCTGACGCAGCATCCGGAGCTCAAGATCGTCTCTTCGCAGCTTTCCAGCGACGGAGATGCGGTGCAGGTCAACGTGCACGTGACGCTGGCGGCGGACATCAGCATTCCGCTCGCGGTAGCGGCGCTGCAAAAGCAGATCAAGCAATACCTGGAGGCCTGTTCCGGCGTGGACGTGCGCGAGGTACGTGTCATCGTGGACAGCACGACGGACGCTACGGAGGCCGGTGGGTCTCCCTATGCGATTCCCGCGCGGCTGCAGACTTCGCACGCGTTTGCGCGTACGAGCGAGCCTTTGCCCGAACCGCTGCCGAAGATAGACGTGCCGCCGGAAAACCGTCCGGCGCTCGCGGTCGATGTGAAGGATATGGATGCGGAAGCGTCGGTTGAAATTGCGCCAGAGACGGTCGAGGAAACGCATAGCGATATCAAGATGCCGGAAGAGGATAAGGACATGCCCTGCGGCGAGGCGGAAGACGGCGAAGGCCGTGAAGACGACGAGCAGCAGGCCGAGTGA
- a CDS encoding DUF2273 domain-containing protein, translated as MEKFKQILSQIFEPGTPASVIAYGLVGVLVAVLFLLIGFWRTLLICVCFAVGAFLGGVKDKRAFIGRIMDLFHRDEK; from the coding sequence GTGGAAAAATTCAAGCAAATCCTTTCTCAGATTTTTGAACCCGGGACGCCCGCCTCCGTCATCGCGTACGGGTTGGTGGGCGTTCTGGTGGCTGTACTCTTTTTGCTCATCGGCTTCTGGCGCACGCTGCTGATCTGCGTGTGTTTTGCGGTGGGCGCATTCTTGGGCGGTGTGAAGGACAAGCGTGCCTTTATCGGGCGCATCATGGATCTCTTTCATCGCGACGAGAAGTAA
- the nusB gene encoding transcription antitermination factor NusB, with the protein MARSAAREAAMQLIYEHMMGGSGDETLGGMIEFVPDKDDAKYIQAATEGVFGALHVVDHKIAAFLQDWSMERIARVDLAILRLAAYELLYMDDIPAAVTINEAVELSRRFSTEQSGAFINGVLGNLNRQLESEK; encoded by the coding sequence ATGGCGCGATCTGCGGCCCGCGAGGCGGCGATGCAACTGATTTACGAGCACATGATGGGCGGTTCGGGCGATGAAACGCTCGGCGGCATGATCGAATTTGTGCCCGATAAGGACGACGCGAAGTACATTCAGGCGGCGACTGAGGGCGTCTTTGGGGCGCTGCACGTCGTCGATCACAAAATAGCGGCATTTTTGCAGGACTGGTCGATGGAGCGCATCGCGCGCGTCGATCTGGCGATTCTGCGCTTGGCCGCGTATGAATTGCTGTACATGGACGACATCCCTGCGGCAGTGACGATCAACGAGGCGGTGGAGCTTTCCAGGCGCTTTTCGACCGAACAGTCGGGCGCGTTCATCAATGGCGTGCTGGGCAACCTGAACCGGCAGTTGGAGAGCGAAAAGTGA